In Antennarius striatus isolate MH-2024 chromosome 10, ASM4005453v1, whole genome shotgun sequence, one DNA window encodes the following:
- the drp2 gene encoding dystrophin-related protein 2 isoform X3 yields MERTLERLIQIQAAMEELAVALEQAEGVRDAWEPVGDLFIDSLQDHIDATKLFKEELTQVKEGMKHINDLAHQLAISDVHLSMENARALEHLNSRWKVLQGSIEERLKQLQDAHRDFGPGSQHFLSSSVQIPWERAISPNKVPYYINHQAQTTCWDHPKMTELYQTLADLNNIKFSAYRTAMKLRRVQKTLRLDLVALTSLVEVFREQELQQGDHVMDVVEMIHGLTALYERLEEERSILVNIPLCVDMCLNWLLNVYDSARNGKMRVLSFKMGLVSLCNADVQEKYKYLFRQVSGPGGLTDQRHLSLLLHEAIQIPRQLGEVAAFGGSNVEPSVRSCFRVAPGKPAIEVSHFLEWMSLEPQSMVWLPVLHRVTAAESTKHQAKCYICKQCPIKGFRYRSLKQFNVDICQTCFLTGRTTKGKKLHYPIMEYYTPTTSGEKMRDFAKTLKNKFRSKQYFTKHPQRGYLPVQSVLEAESSETPCSSPKLPHADTHSRIEHYASRLAEMESQNCSFFTDSLSPDESLDEDQYLLRHSSPALDHDSPCGQHMLLAHLEHQDKEQLQCTLARLENENRVLQGEYRRLKWKHEEAAAVPMLTEAGEGGPGSPTAEGLQDEELLAEARVLRQHKTRLETRMQILEDHNKQLESQLRRLRELLLQPKDDSEANGSEPSTLSSPVSGGGHHGEPASRETTDTEAAGDETEHEQDTVLQLQEVIEQLRNVFPSEPGTTSHI; encoded by the exons ATGGAGAGGACCTTAGAACGTCTCATCCAGATCCAGGCAGCGATGGAGGAGCTGGCCGTGGCGCTGGAGCAGGCGGAGGGGGTGAGGGATGCCTGGGAGCCCGTGGGGGATCTCTTCATTGACTCCCTGCAGGACCACATAGATGCCACcaag TTATTTAAAGAGGAGctgacccaggtgaaggagggcATGAAGCACATCAATGATCTGGCCCACCAGCTGGCAATCTCCGATGTCCATTTGTCGATGGAGAACGCCCGTGCCCTAGAGCATCTCAACAGCAGATGGAAAGTGCTTCAG GGTTCAATTGAGGAGCGGCTAAAGCAGCTCCAGGATGCACACAGAGATTTTGGTCCCGGATCGCAACACTTCCTCTCCA GTTCAGTGCAGATACCGTGGGAGCGTGCCATCTCCCCGAACAAAGTGCCCTACTACATAAA TCATCAGGCTCAGACGACATGCTGGGACCATCCAAAGATGACAGAACTGTACCAAACTCTAG CGGATCTGAACAACATCAAGTTCTCAGCATACAGAACGGCGATGAAGCTGCGACGAGTTCAGAAGACTCTGAGAC TGGATTTAGTGGCGTTGACCAGTCTTGTGGAGGTGTTTCGGGAGCAGGAGCTGCAACAAGGGGACCATGTGATGGACGTGGTGGAGATGATCCACGGCCTGACGGCTCTATATGaaaggctggaggaggagaggtccATCTTGGTTAACATTCCACTCTGTGTCGATATGTGCCTCAATTGGCTGCTCAACGTCTATGACAG TGCTCGAAACGGAAAAATGCGAGTTCTCAGCTTCAAGATGGGGCTGGTTAGCTTGTGTAATGCCGATGTCCAAGAGAAGTACAAAT ATTTATTCCGTCAGGTGTCTGGTCCTGGAGGCTTGACGGACCAGCGTCACCTCAGCCTCTTACTCCATGAAGCCATCCAGATCCCCCGCCAACTGGGTGAAGTCGCCGCTTTCGGCGGCAGCAATGTGGAGCCCAGCGTTCGCAGCTGCTTCCGTGTG GCCCCTGGGAAACCCGCCATCGAGGTGTCTCACTTCCTGGAGTGGATGAGCCTGGAGCCCCAGTCAATGGTGTGGCTACCCGTCCTCCATCGTGTGACTGCAGCAGAGTCGACAAAGCACCAGGCCAAATGTTACATATGCAAACAGTGTCCCATCAAGGGCTTCAG GTATCGCAGTCTGAAGCAGTTCAATGTGGACATCTGCCAGACATGTTTTCTAACCGGCCGCACGACCAAGGGAAAGAAGCTGCATTACCCGATCATGGAGTACTACACCCCA ACAACCTCGGGAGAGAAGATGAGGGACTTTGCTAAGACTCTGAAGAATAAATTCAGGTCGAAGCAGTACTTCACCAAACACCCTCAAAGAGGTTACCTGCCAGTGCAATCGGTCCTGGAAGCTGAGAGCTCAGAGAc GCCATGCTCCTCGCCCAAGCTGccccatgcagacacacacagccggATTGAGCATTATGCCAGCAG ATTGGCAGAAATGGAGAGCCAAAACTGTTCGTTCTTCACGGATAGCCTGTCTCCCGACGAAAGTCT GGATGAAGATCAGTACCTCCTGCGTCACTCCAGCCCAGCCCTGGACCATGACTCGCCCTGTGGACAACACATGCTGCTGGCCCACCTGGAGCACCAGGACAAGGAGCAGCTGCAGTGTACCCTGGCCCGCCTGGAGAACGAGAACAg GGTGCTTCAGGGGGAGTACAGGAGGCTGAAGTGGAAGCATGAGGAGGCAGCAGCGGTTCCCATGCTGACGGAGGCCGGAGAAGGTGGTCCTGGATCACCCACGGCGGAAGGCCTGCAAGATGAGGAGCTCCTGGCCGAAGCGCGGGTCCTCAGGCAACACAAGACGCGCCTGGAGACTCGTATGCAGATCCTGGAGGACCACAACAAACAGCTGGAGTCCCAGCTACGCAGGCTCAGGGAGCTTCTGCTACAG CCCAAAGATGATTCAGAGGCGAATGGATCAGAACCAT